One part of the Arabidopsis thaliana chromosome 1 sequence genome encodes these proteins:
- the SUC1 gene encoding sucrose-proton symporter 1 (sucrose-proton symporter 1 (SUC1); FUNCTIONS IN: carbohydrate transmembrane transporter activity, sugar:hydrogen symporter activity, sucrose:hydrogen symporter activity; INVOLVED IN: pollen germination, response to nematode; LOCATED IN: plasma membrane, vacuole, membrane; EXPRESSED IN: 23 plant structures; EXPRESSED DURING: 13 growth stages; CONTAINS InterPro DOMAIN/s: Sucrose/H+ symporter, plant (InterPro:IPR005989), General substrate transporter (InterPro:IPR005828), Major facilitator superfamily, general substrate transporter (InterPro:IPR016196); BEST Arabidopsis thaliana protein match is: Major facilitator superfamily protein (TAIR:AT1G71890.1); Has 2274 Blast hits to 2182 proteins in 558 species: Archae - 37; Bacteria - 864; Metazoa - 396; Fungi - 188; Plants - 414; Viruses - 0; Other Eukaryotes - 375 (source: NCBI BLink).) translates to MGAYETEKPTKDAAALETQSPEDFDQPSPLRKIISVASIAAGVQFGWALQLSLLTPYVQLLGIPHKWSSLIWLCGPVSGMIVQPIVGFHSDRCRSKFGRRRPFIATGAALVAVAVFLIGYAADFGYKMGDKLEEKVKVRAIGIFALGFWILDVANNTLQGPCRAFLADLAAGDAKRTRVANAFFSFFMAVGNVLGYAAGSYTNLHKMFPFTMTKACDIYCANLKTCFFLSITLLLIVTVTSLWYVNDKQWSPPPRNADDDEKTSSVPLFGEIFGAFKVMKRPMWMLLIVTALNWIAWFPFLLFDTDWMGREVFGGDSDGNERSKKLYSLGVQSGAMGLMFNSIVLGFMSLGVEWIGRKLGGAKRLWGIVNFILAAGLAMTVLVTKFAEDHRKTAGDLAGPSASVKAGALSLFAVLGIPLAITFSTPFALASIFSSCSGAGQGLSLGVLNLAIVIPQMIVSLGGGPFDALFGGGNLPAFIVAAIAAAISGVLALTVLPSPPPDAPKATTMGGFH, encoded by the exons ATGGGAGCCTatgaaacagaaaaaccaACTAAAGATGCGGCGGCTCTAGAGACACAGTCGCCGGAAGATTTCGATCAACCATCTCCGCTTCGTAAAATCATCTCCGTCGCTTCCATCGCCGCCGGTGTACAGTTCGGGTGGGCCTTACAGCTCTCTCTTCTTACTCCGTACGTTCAACTCCTCGGAATCCCTCACAAATGGTCATCTCTCATTTGGCTCTGTGGTCCAGTCTCCGGCATGATTGTTCAACCAATCGTCGGTTTCCACAGTGACCGATGTAGGTCCAAATTTGGTCGCCGTCGTCCTTTCATCGCCACCGGAGCCGCACTCGTCGCCGTCGCTGTTTTCCTCATCGGTTACGCTGCGGATTTCGGTTATAAAATGGGAGATAAACTCGAGGAGAAGGTTAAAGTTCGAGCTATAGGGATCTTTGCTCTCGGGTTCTGGATCCTCGACGTAGCCAACAACACCTTACAAGGACCTTGCCGTGCTTTCTTAGCCGACTTAGCCGCCGGTGACGCTAAGAGAACGCGAGTCGCAAACgcgtttttctctttttttatggCGGTTGGAAACGTTTTGGGTTATGCGGCTGGTTCGTACACTAACCTCCACAAGATGTTTCCGTTCACAATGACAAAAGCTTGCGATATCTATTGCGCCAATCTCAAgacttgtttcttcttatccATCACTCTCCTCCTCATCGTCACCGTCACGTCTCTTTGGTACGTTAATGACAAACAATGGTCTCCGCCGCCGCGAAATGCCGACGACGACGAGAAGACCTCAAGCGTTCCTTTGTTCGGTGAAATCTTTGGAGCATTCAAAGTCATGAAACGTCCCATGTGGATGCTTCTAATCGTCACGGCCTTAAACTGGATCGCTTGGTTCCCATTTCTTTTGTTCGATACTGATTGGATGGGTCGTGAAGTGTTCGGTGGAGATTCAGATGGAAATGAACGATCGAAGAAACTATACAGTCTTGGAGTCCAATCTGGTGCAATGGGATTGATGTTTAACTCTATAGTTCTTGGTTTCATGTCACTTGGTGTTGAATGGATTGGTCGGAAATTAGGAGGAGCTAAACGGCTTTGGGGTATTGTCAATTTCATCCTAGCCGCTGGTTTGGCCATGACGGTTCTCGTTACGAAATTCGCCGAGGATCACCGGAAAACCGCCGGTGATTTAGCCGGACCGAGCGCTAGTGTTAAAGCTGGAGCTTTAAGTCTCTTTGCTGTTCTTGGTATCCCATTAGCT ATTACTTTCAGTACTCCTTTTGCTCTAGCATCCATATTCTCAAGCTGCTCCGGTGCAGGCCAAG GACTTTCATTAGGAGTTTTAAATTTGGCGATTGTGATACCACAAATGATAGTCTCACTAGGAGGTGGACCTTTCGACGCCTTGTTCGGCGGTGGAAACTTACCGGCGTTTATCGTTGCAGCAATTGCAGCGGCGATTAGTGGAGTATTAGCGTTAACCGTTTTACCTTCACCACCACCGGACGCACCCAAGGCAACGACCATGGGAGGATTCCACtag
- the SUC5 gene encoding Major facilitator superfamily protein (SUC5; FUNCTIONS IN: carbohydrate transmembrane transporter activity, sugar:hydrogen symporter activity, sucrose:hydrogen symporter activity; INVOLVED IN: seed development; LOCATED IN: plasma membrane, membrane; EXPRESSED IN: 8 plant structures; EXPRESSED DURING: 4 anthesis, C globular stage, petal differentiation and expansion stage; CONTAINS InterPro DOMAIN/s: Sucrose/H+ symporter, plant (InterPro:IPR005989), General substrate transporter (InterPro:IPR005828), Major facilitator superfamily, general substrate transporter (InterPro:IPR016196); BEST Arabidopsis thaliana protein match is: sucrose-proton symporter 1 (TAIR:AT1G71880.1); Has 2157 Blast hits to 2049 proteins in 534 species: Archae - 36; Bacteria - 796; Metazoa - 398; Fungi - 190; Plants - 419; Viruses - 0; Other Eukaryotes - 318 (source: NCBI BLink).) translates to MGALEAERAANNATALETQSSPEDLGQPSPLRKIISVASIAAGVQFGWALQLSLLTPYIQLLGIPHKWSSYMWLCGPISGMIVQPIVGYHSDRCESRFGRRRPFIAAGVALVAVSVFLIGFAADMGHSFGDKLENKVRTRAIIIFLTGFWFLDVANNTLQGPCRAFLADLAAGDAKKTRVANACFSFFMAVGNVLGYAAGSYTNLHKMFPFTMTKACDIYCANLKTCFFLSITLLLIVTFSSLWYVKDKQWSPPQGDKEEKTSSLFFFGEIFGAVRHMKRPMVMLLIVTVINWIAWFPFILYDTDWMGREVYGGNSDGDERSKKLYDQGVQAGALGLMFNSILLGFVSLGVESIGRKMGGAKRLWGCVNFILAIGLAMTVLVTKSAEHHREIAGPLAGPSSGIKAGVFSLFTVLGIPLAITYSIPFALASIFSTNSGAGQGLSLGVLNIAICIPQMIVSFSSGPLDAQFGGGNLPSFVVGAIAAAVSGVLALTVLPSPPPDAPAMSGAMGFH, encoded by the exons atgGGAGCCTTGGAAGCAGAAAGAGCCGCCAACAATGCTACGGCGTTAGAGACACAGTCGTCACCGGAAGATCTCGGTCAACCATCTCCTCTGCGTAAGATCATCTCCGTCGCTTCAATCGCCGCCGGTGTACAGTTCGGGTGGGCCTTACAGCTTTCTCTTCTGACTCCTTACATACAACTCCTCGGGATCCCTCACAAATGGTCGTCTTACATGTGGCTTTGTGGTCCTATCTCCGGCATGATTGTTCAACCGATCGTCGGTTACCACAGTGACCGATGCGAGTCCAGATTCGGTCGCCGTCGTCCTTTCATTGCCGCCGGAGTCGCACTCGTAGCCGTCTCGGTTTTCCTTATCGGATTCGCGGCGGATATGGGACATAGTTTTGGAGATAAACTCGAGAACAAGGTAAGGACTCGAGCCATTATAATCTTCCTAACCGGGTTTTGGTTCCTCGACGTGGCTAACAACACCTTACAAGGACCATGCCGTGCTTTCTTAGCCGATTTAGCCGCCGGAGACGCTAAAAAAACGCGAGTCGCAAACGCGTGTTTCTCCTTCTTTATGGCGGTTGGAAACGTTTTGGGTTACGCTGCTGGATCTTACACTAACCTTCACAAAATGTTTCCTTTCACAATGACAAAAGCTTGCGACATCTATTGTGCGAATCTCAAgacttgtttcttcttatccATCACTCTCCTCCTTATCGTCACATTCTCGTCTCTATGGTACGTTAAAGACAAACAATGGTCTCCACCTCAAGGAGACAAGGAGGAGAAAACATcaagtctttttttctttggagaAATCTTTGGAGCTGTTAGACACATGAAACGTCCCATGGTGATGCTTCTAATTGTCACGGTCATTAATTGGATCGCTTGGtttccatttattttgtatgataCCGATTGGATGGGTCGTGAAGTGTACGGTGGAAACTCAGATGGAGATGAACGATCGAAGAAACTTTACGACCAAGGAGTTCAGGCTGGTGCATTGGGATTGATGTTTAATTCTATACTTCTTGGTTTCGTGTCACTTGGTGTTGAATCGATTGGTCGGAAAATGGGAGGAGCTAAACGACTTTGGGGATGTGTGAATTTCATACTCGCCATAGGTTTGGCCATGACGGTTCTTGTTACTAAATCGGCTGAGCATCACCGGGAAATCGCCGGTCCTTTAGCCGGACCGAGCAGTGGTATTAAAGCCGGAGTATTTAGTCTCTTTACCGTTCTTGGTATCCCATTGGCC ATTACTTACAGTATTCCATTTGCACTAGCGTCCAttttctcaaccaattccgGTGCCGGCCAAg GACTTTCATTAGGCGTTTTAAATATAGCGATTTGTATACCACAAATGATAGTATCATTCTCAAGTGGACCATTGGACGCTCAATTCGGCGGTGGAAACCTACCTTCATTTGTGGTCGGAGCAATTGCCGCGGCGGTTAGTGGAGTCTTAGCGTTAACCGTTTTACCTTCACCGCCTCCGGACGCACCAGCCATGTCAGGGGCTATGGGATTCCATTAG